The Puntigrus tetrazona isolate hp1 chromosome 3, ASM1883169v1, whole genome shotgun sequence genome contains a region encoding:
- the icam5 gene encoding intercellular adhesion molecule 5, translated as MLLLQPLIGLFLMSHGDACEILFSPFDVVVEYGASFSVNCSSSNTTHQTGFRWGFDDTVVNSEGISATMVVTDWEMNLTCYMNSTEMECSQDLPITIYKAPDSVSIITVDHSGPMMEGEEYELQCDVLGVAPVQYLTVKWYKGQTLLNQTTFNDNIKTPVNETATLLIRPDRADDGAQYKCVAELELGEEGPPPTESAFNAEVYYKPKYSISTETIIQENHCPIQIVPWRAVVKYGDRVSADCKTSVQHQGIGWEASEGAVPMIRDKSLITWTVSELTEWDIEPYCFINCKKGDKPHQCLVKLPVTVYKTPDSVSISTVNHSGPMMEGEEYELQCDVLGVAPVQYLTVKWYKGQTLLNQPTFNQTTFNNDTIRTPVNETATLLIRPDRADDGAQYKCVAELELGAEGPQPHPTISSDPLNITVHFASEFTFCSDWSPLTETSLDSYPSSSYSVVGNPKPDISWTHRSSSVNSSTILNKHDSGRYVIIASNYGGIDSCFVNITVEYPPNLNCNGSYEVKENTPFKWPCIADGCPKPQFFLYKNGKMLQHDFHPKWNDGGLYRLTALNKHGASESSFNLNVLHAPVFYDSQDKFIVEQHSNITLECPSTGNPEPEVWWSFKNKNISTGRRHINIERATSTNAGVYTCSASNEFGRIYKSFLVEIKDDITYYILIAVVVVSALFVLIFLAVLMWKRRKSRGWYEIQHEMRPLSNGDHK; from the exons ACGCCTGCGAGATTTTGTTCAGCCCTTTTGATGTTGTGGTTGAATATGGAGCTTCATTTTCGGTGAACTGCTCCTCCAGCAACACCACACATCAGACTGGCTTTAGATGGGGATTTGACGACACAGTTGTGAACAGTGAAGGTATCTCAGCAACTATGGTTGTGACGGACTGGGAGATGAATCTAACATGTTACATGAACTCTACTGAAATGGAGTGTTCACAAGATCTTCCAATAACCATTTAca AGGCACCAGACAGTGTGTCCATCATCACTGTGGATCACAGCGGACCAATGATGGAGGGAGAGGAGTATGAGCTCCAGTGTGACGTTCTCGGTGTGGCTCCTGTTCAGTATCTCACTGTCAAATGGTACAAAGGACAGACTCTGCTGAATCAAACCACCTTTAATGACAACATCAAGACTCCAGTGAATGAAACTGCCACACTCCTGATCCGTCCAGACCGAGCTGATGATGGAGCTCAATATAAGTGTGTAGCAGAGCTGGAACTGGGAGAAGAAGGACCTCCTCCTACAGAATCTGCTTTCAATGCTGAAGTTTACT ATAAACCAAAATACTCCATTTCAACAGAGACCATCATTCAAG AAAATCACTGTCCTATTCAAATCGTCCCATGGAGAGCTGTTGTGAAGTACGGTGACCGTGTTTCTGCTGACTGCAAAACTTCAGTCCAGCATCAAGGGATTGGATGGGAAGCCAGTGAGGGAGCAGTGCCCATGATCAGAGACAAGAGTCTGATCACATGGACAGTGTCAGAACTGACAGAATGGGACATTGAGCCATATTGCttcataaactgtaaaaaaggaGATAAGCCGCATCAGTGTTTAGTAAAGCTCCCAGTCACTGTTTACA AGACTCCAGACAGTGTGTCCATCAGCACTGTGAATCACAGCGGACCAATGATGGAGGGAGAGGAGTATGAGCTCCAGTGTGACGTTCTCGGTGTGGCTCCTGTTCAGTATCTCACTGTCAAATGGTACAAAGGACAGACTCTGCTAAATCAACCCACCTTTAATCAAACCACCTTTAATAATGACACCATCCGGACTCCAGTGAATGAAACTGCTACACTCCTGATCCGTCCAGATCGAGCTGATGATGGAGCTCAATATAAGTGTGTAGCAGAGCTGGAACTGGGAGCAGAAGGACCTCAGCCTCATCCCACAATATCATCAGATCCTCTCAACATTACTGTACATT TTGCttcagaatttacattttgtagcGACTGGTCACCATTGACAGAGACCTCGCTGGATTCATATCCTTCAAGTTCCTATTCAGTTGTGGGTAATCCTAAGCCAGACATCTCCTGGACACACAGATCATCATCAGTCAATTCCTCTACAATTCTTAACAAACACGATTCTGGCCGATATGTAATCATTGCCAGCAATTACGGCGGTATTGATAGTTGCTTCGTGAACATAACTGTTGAGT ATCCTCCAAATCTGAACTGCAACGGGAGCTatgaagtaaaagaaaatacaccCTTCAAATGGCCTTGCATAGCTGATGGATGTCCAAAGCCTCAATTCTTCCTCTACAAAAATGGGAAAATGCTCCAGCATGACTTTCATCCCAAGTGGAATGATGGTGGCCTTTATAGGTTAACCGCACTTAACAAACACGGAGCTTCTGAATCTTCATTCAACCTCAACGTCCTAC ATGCTCCAGTGTTTTATGACAGCCAAGATAAGTTTATCGTGGAACAACACAGCAATATAACGCTAGAGTGCCCGTCGACTGGTAACCCAGAACCTGAGGTGTGGTGGagcttcaaaaataaaaacatctccACTGGGAGGCGCCACATAAACATCGAGAGAGCCACGTCTACCAATGCTGGAGTTTACACATGCAGTGCCAGCAATGAATTTGGACGCATTTACAAGAGCTTCTTAGTGGAGATAAAAG